ACCGGAgcttttctcttcttggctgACCTCGTGAGAGGCATCGACCTTCCCATCTCCATTGATTTCGTTCGCGCCCAATCCTACGGCTCCGGTACCATCTCCTCTGGGGCCCCCAAGCTCTCACTTGACTTGAAGGTTGATGTCAAGGGAAAGCACGTTATATTGGtacttcttttctctctctctcattggtTGGATTTGTGCCCAACCCCGGAACCGACCCGATTCCATCGGGTGGCAGATCGGCGGATCCGCCGCCAACCGATTCTACCTACGGGTCGGATCGAGTCGGATTTTTCCCGGGTCGAGTTGTTTCGCTCAAAACCGAGAGATTAGTTGTAAATGATCGACCACCACCGGATTTGGATGGAGATCACGAGATCACCACCGGATCTGGACGGAGAATTCTAGATCTCCACCCGATCTGGGCGGAGAACTCGAGATCTCCACTCGATCTGGATGGAGATCTTGAGATCTCCACCGGATCTAGTGAATAACTCGAGATCTCCACCGGATCTGGCATAGAAAGGGCCGGCGGGTTGAGAGAAGTGAAATCGAATCTCGAACCGACGAGGGTTGGGTTTAGTTGGACAAAACCGTCACCGACCGCGGTTCAGGTGGCGGCGGGTGGAGCGGGTCCTGGACCCCTTACATACCCTCACATGAAtgatcaaaattaaaagataattgttacgttgacaaaattttaataacattttaataacaaattataggtgattagttgttattagatcaaatttgaacttaatatTAGATTAAACTTTTTTGCCCTAATAATAACAACCgattacttaaaatttgttaagaaaatattatggacgaaacatttttcaaattaaaattataaactattGCAATAGTTGGTACTCTTAATAATGcggcattaaaaaaaaactatttatgaaaaatatagcATCTTAACCTTGggcaaaatttggaaaataatatgattttaacaataattgtttaaattgatagtgtttttaaattatttgggaatctagtttcttcttcttctttttttggttgttgtgttaaatcatgtttttaaaattcaattttgtttctaaaaaataaaaagccgaTAAGGTTGTTGGTACTACCTTGTTCAAAATCAAGATGACAAATGAATGGAAGCTGGTGTATGTAATGGTGTAGGGTATATAATATTAATTGGATGGACATGTTTGTTGTGTTGTGTCAGGTTGAGGACATTGTTGATACGGGAAGCACTGTATCGTGTCTGATTTCTCATTTGGAATCAAAAGGAGCATCCTCTGTATCAGTTTGTGCCTTCCTTGATAAACCTGCAAGAAGAAAGGTCCATTTTCAGCCACTGGGTCAAGGAAAGTTTTACAAGGGGTTTGAGGTAACGTCTCTATCCTATTACTTCCGCTTGCTTGTGTCTGCCACTTCAAATCaacaatatatttcttttgacaCAATAAAGGTTCACTGCCAGGACTCTTTTAAGTACTTCTTTGGTTTTGCTTTAGAACTTCACTCACTCACCAACccgctacaaggctcttggcacaACTGATGCCTTTTGTTCCTAATACTCATTTTTTCTCCAACTTAATCTATCTATCTTGTAAGGCTCTAATCTAATCTGTTGacatttaataagatagaatcaattcaaagaaaatgagagaaaaaaagaaagggaaacaTAGTGAGTGGGGGTCGAAATCTTCTTCAAATCAAAGACAAAAACATGTATTTTGAAAATACCTGTTGTTCTCCCATGCTATTTGTTGCATTTTAGATGTTGTAATTGATGCTGTATGAATGTTGAGTGATACTACAAGTTTAGTACAAACTGGCATTTTATCTATACATGATCTATGCCTTATATGAAATGTAACGTGTGGTGCGCATTAACCAGCATACTTGATAATTTTCCTAGTGGAACTTCAGTAATCAAACAATAAACTTCTGTATTTAGATGTCCTCTTGAAGCTGATGATCATATACTCAAATTGATAATTTCTTCTCTTACAAGATAATTAAGGGTGAGGTTGTTAGTTCAAACCCTCTAGGTGTATATGTAACATACCAATAAAGTAAATTGTAATTGTAGGCtcttgaaaaatatttgatttttgctGCACTATGTTGACTTTTGTTTGGTATTAACTGTCATAAATATAAACATGTTGTtatcattttctattttctttttgcagtgTCCAGATTATTTTGTTGTGGGTTATGGATTTGACCTTGCGGAATTATATAGGAACTTGCCTTACATTGGTGTCTTGAAGCCTGAATATTACAAGTGATTTTATACTTCTGACTTATTCCATAAGATGTATCAATGATGATTTTACATTTGTGAGATGATGGTATTCAAATACAATTGGAGTTATTttgatggtatttttttttttctatattttcttgaaaatattcaTTGATGCACTGGATACTGTGCTTTCTGCTTACACGGTTGTATTCACTTTGTAATTCCAAACTTCTGCGCATAAATTTTATCAGTATGGTCCTCTATGTGAAATTAACCACCTCTGCTTCCAGGGCTGCTCACTCTCTCCGGGTACGTCTGTACCCAGCATTAGGCTTTGGGTTGTACATTCTAAACATTCGAAAGTAAAAAAGAGTGGGATAATAAAAACCATTGCTGTCATGATTGTAAACCTCTAGGACCTAGTGGTAATGTTGCGCATTATAATTATCATGAGCATCTCAATTATGATATTGTTTATGTAAGAACTACTAAAGTGGCATGTAAATTTAACTTCCAAGTATGAATTTTTGCATAATCTTGTATATCTACCTAGAAGAGGTAGATAGCATCAGTTCTTTGACTCAGAAGATTCTATTGAACTCAATGTTACCTATACGTATTcaaagtacccaaaaaaaatgttttgaattcACTAAATTTTCGTGTTTACATCCAATCCTTAAACATATAGATTTGTGCGAAAAgagttgtgaaatagaaataaagttTAATATCATTGCTAGTttttggttgggtttgggtACTGATTATTGTGTCCACCTTTGGACACAAAAtgtgtttcagtttttttttttttttttttaccagcgCTAAGGCTTATGAATAGTAATTTtgtgaatagtaattttttaattatttttttattgtttacagttttcagcaaaataagtggtatctaaATTCACTCATTTTAATAAAGGTCATACATATCGAAcaatatttccttttttttttttttttttttttttttttttttttttaagtctatCATTGGTTTTACTTAGTACTTTCATCTCAACCCTTTGTAGAGAAAGCAAGCTAGAGCCTTAGGGAAAATCTTTAACTCTCCTCCTTCATTTCTCTAGCCATAGCATACACCTTTGAGAGAAATTTGTAACATTCACCTCTATCACCAAAAACAGAGTGTTGAGAATTAATTGAAGGCATGTAAACCATTGGACCTTGAAATCCAAATTCTACGAGTTTGGTGGGTTTCGTTGGCAGCTTAACGATGATGACTCCAAGGAGCTAGTTAAAGAAATGACTCAGTAAAGCTGAAACTTAGAGGCTTACGTTCTTAGTAATATATGGGCTTGGAGGATTTATAATCATTTTCATATTGCAACTATTCATCTAGTGAAATTTTTCGATGGTGATGTTTGTTGAGAGTTTTTTTCACCTAAGTACTTGGGCCTACCTCTTCGAAAACATGTCTTgctatttttatgtgttttgagTTCTCTTCCCCATTTTCATATTGCTCTCTATTTGCTTTAGTTATGTTATAAATATGAATGCAATATTAAATTTGGCTAATCATATAAATTTAAGGGCCGGACTTGCAGCAGCAAAGACTGCAAAcaaagagagggaaagagagactCAACTTCTCAATAGTAGCATGTTctaatttagaataaaaaattaataaataaaataattatgacaTGGAAATCTATGAAGCCTCCAAAGATGGCAAAATTTGTAGATATAGGTTATTACTTGGAGAAAAAGTACTTTTCCCTTTATATTTGGAGAAGTTCacaattttgaatttctcctcTTATTTTTTGAACCAACCAATTTCTtcatttatgtttaaaaaataagaaaattctcccaatttctattttttcaattaaatccAATGAAATCACAATGATTACAAATGGAatctaataaaacaataatgcaatcctcaaaattttctttaacaaGTTACTCAAAAAATTCTATTGAATTTAACAAATTAGGGTATATGATCATTTCTCATATAAAGCTGAAAACTAATtagttttaaatatattaaggaataataaaagaaaagtacaCTGTCCAAACTATAACTTAAAGTAAAACCAGGGCGCACCGACTTAATCGATTCGTTCGTTGGTGCAGCAGATTGAAGCGGCGGAAGGCCAAACAGAAACAGAAAGTAAGTAGAAAACAGCGAAACAACATGAGAGGAAAAACCAAAGCCCTTCTCACCCTCTCatactctctcttctctccaaTCTCCAAACCACAATCACACATAACCACTTGGGCTCTTCTTGGTTTTACCTCTCTTTCCACCAAAGCATCCAATTCAGAAcaacccaacaacaacaacaacaacaacaacagagaCTCAATCCTTCTTGAGAAGTTCAGGCAAAGAAGACTCAAAGGTTCTTCAAATGATACCCCAAAAGCCAAACCCATACCATCACCAGAATCATCAAATTCTGCAAATGAGGATGGACCCACCAAGGAAGTGAGCAGCTTTACTGAGTTGGGTCTGAGTGAGGAGTTGACTGAGGCTGCTGGGCATATGGGTGTTTTTGTTCCTTCTGAGATTCAGTGTGTTGGGATTCCTGCTGTTTTGGAAGGGAAGAGTGTGGTGTTTAGTGCTCAGCCTAAGTCTGGCAGGACTTTAGCCTACTTGTTGCCGCTTGTTCAAGTAACTTTTCTATGCAtttcctcttcctctttctttctattATTTCCTTACcttcattttttcaaaatctgACTTTAATTAATGATAGCTTTGTGGGTTTAGTAGGATTTTGGAATattatgtttgattttgttttggggatttgtttttgtttttgttgtagtTGCTCGTTTAGTTTCATAAAGATTAAAAAGGTCATAAGGTTTTCACTTCATTGCCCTAAGACCTGACCTCTTAGATTCATaaagattattaaaataaatatatttttttcacttcaTTGCTAGCATTTTAGGCCATCTTATGTTTTTGCTGCAATGTTTAGGCTGTCAAATTATTAATACTATTCAAGGCCTACCTCCCCTCCCAAAACAACCATGTAAAATTGAAGCTGTTAAGTTGCTATATAATTACGTTGATATGGCAAATTGACAATATTATTATGTTTGTATTAAGTGGAAATATGAGTAACtcaattaaactaattaatttttttcttttttatagctTCTGCGTCAGGAGACAAAGCCCAAGCATCCACGAGCAGTAGTACTATGCACCACAGAAGAGCTATCTGATGAGGTCAGGACCCATCTCTTCtcctcctctcttcttttttcttcctgaaGCATAGTTATTAGAATTTGCAGCACTAATGAGTAATGAACCTCAAGGATTTTTCACCCATAGTATTAAATTTGTATGGACTTCACAGGTGTTTCAGGTGGCAAAGTTTATCAGCGATTCTGCACAGGCAGCACAGCTAAAGTCTGAAAAGGTTAATGGTACAATCCAGAAAAATTTGTCAAATGCTCCAATTGGCATGATAGTTGGAACCCCTGGAGAGGTTCTTCAACACATTGACGAGGGAAATGTGGTTCCTGATGAAATCAAATACTTGGTTAGTATCCTAAGACAGTAATTATCACATATGGATTTTGATTGTCCTGCTACCTTGGATATGGATATTCCTGTCAGGTCTGTAAAGCTTGTACCTGTGTCCTTGCATTGGTCACCTTGAAATATTTAATGGTGGCAAATATCTCTTTGTAGGTTTTAGATGAGGTGGACACCATGTTTGGTTGTGGCCTTGATCCTGAAATCCAAAAGATACTAAGGCCATTAAAAAACCATGCATCAAAATCCAACGACAAAGGTTTTCAAACTGTTTTGGTGACTTCAACAGTAGCGAAGGTATGGTGTAACCTCAGTCTTGTCTTAATGATTTTGGTATTTAGATTGTCTGTTTATAGGGTCTTGGATTCTTTATGAAAGTTTCAGGcttcaaaattttgtaaccTTTGGCTGCTGTTTTCGCATTGTGTAAATTCTGTTATTCAAAATGACAGATACTAGGCAAACAGCTATCTCCCTTTGTGGAGCGACTGGAGCATAGTCATGCAGGACAAATTGCTGCGATGTTGCTAGAGATGGACAAAACAGAAGTATTTCATCTCACTGAGTCTCTGGATGTTCTGAAGAAGAAAGTGGCTGAGGCTATTGATTCCATTAATATAACCGCATCAGAATCGTGACattacttttcttctttttcactactaCAGGATAATAGAGCTAGCCCAATTCTCACTAGTAGACATGGAAAAGGGTCCTCaacatttgatttgaaattgagaattgagagaatccatttcatgattaaaaaaatttgtagttaacCAATCTATAGGTGTATATAGTGCCATGTTATTtgattgaattaaattttcaattatgcAGCACCTGTTCATCCTTTTATACTTGAAAATTAAATCTTAATCATGACATGGATCCTTGTCATTTCAACATATGAAGAGGATTTTAATCTGATAGGTATTCCTATATATATGTTGCTATGTGCCCATTTTTGATGGGCTTTATGAGCGTCACCGTCCGTAGAGTGGAGCTAAATCTTGTAGTAAGTTTGTTGGTCCTGTTGCATTTGTGGAGGTGTATCTGATTGTTGACATTTTTTAGGCTTCTTACTGTTAGGGATTTACAGTCAAagtgaaactaaaattttgccATTTTAACTTTGTTTCATTATTCATGACTAGCAAAGGTCTCTGGATTTGGTGTTGAATCTCATTGGACCTCAGTTTTTCTTTCTACTTAGTTCTTAATTGTAGTCTGAAATTTGTCATTAGGTTTATCCTCTTGTTTGATGCTGGACAATGGGTAGCAATTGGGTCTTTTTAGCACCCAAGGCAAATGTGAAATTATGGTGAGATTTTGTCTCCGTGATGAATTTTTGAGTGAATCCTGAAAACACTACCATCTGCTGCCATTGCACTTTTGAATACATGGCACTAGGTGGCTTGGTCTAAGATTTTAGAATGAATACTGGAACAAAACTAACATAGCCCTCGTTTACACTTTTCATGCATCCCTATGTGACTCGGTCTAAGATTTCGGATTAAGCACACAGGGAAAGAATTTCAAGTTGTTGGTTGATTGCAAAGAAAATAGTGACTGCTTTGCAGggtgttctttttcttttttattgtattcaCTATTCATGCAGCTTCTTCGTTAGGAAATGTCACTGATGTAGCATGTTAGTGGATTTTGGCATGCCTACGTTAGCCAAAAAAAGCAGCTGGCAATCTTAATCTTAGGATGGCACAAGATAAATTTTAATGTGACTATAAGGTGAGGCGTCAGACCTGGTAGCAGTAGCAGAAACAGCATTAGGATGCCGAAATGATAGTGAGCTATTGAGGCTGCTTTGTCGAAAATTCTTAGCGCAAAGGGACCCTTGTGGAGTAAAGCTCTGGCAGCTTGCTTAGCAATACATTTTGCAGTAGCCGGAGATTAAAACTACACACGTTTTTTAGAACGGGGCAAACCGGTTAGATcgattgggtttgggtttgactTGTCCGGTTCAGTTTAAAAATGGGTTGGATCAATCCAGTTATAAGTTGATCCatattttttcacatgattttttatatattatattatggtttaTCTTCCTTTCACCGTGAATAAGagaacaaataacaaaatactcacaaataaaagttaaatactACATATATTCTAAAGTTAAATGTGTTTTCTAGAGTATTTTCAggaacacaaattaaacacttgAAAAGCGTTTTATAGAGAATTTTTTGAAATGCAACCAAATacttgaaaacattttacatagGACAAAACATTGgctaaagcttttttttttttaaggttatgATGctctgttctttcttttttttctttttttttagtggggtGTGCGTGTGCATAAACTCAACATGAAAGTTTTGTGTTATATTTGGAGTCTTCAATACTTTATATATGATGGATATTTCAAGAATGATTGAGATTTAAAAAGATTACTtccaatataaaataattgtaagtAAAATAAGCACAAATGATGATTATTAGAAATTGTGCATATTTGTTTAAGTATCAAGGCTTcaacaaactttttctttttaagtgcAAATGATGAAAGATTAATATCTATTTAAATCTCAAGGCATGCATTTCTAAATTTGAAGTTGCACTTTTAAGAATTGAGTTCTTTGAGAAGATGAGATGTAAGGTAAGTAAAGGTCTATAAACTTTAGGCGGAATACCTAATAAAAAATCATGCAACAAGTTAAGAACTAGTAAAAAAAGGAACTTGAACCCTATTATTTATGTGCAACAAACTAAGATATGTCAATTGagcaacaaaatacaaaattagagtaaactttttattttttatttttaatatagagTATATAATTCGAAATTGTAGCtcaagttcttaaaaaaaaaaaaaaaaaaaacccaaaatagtgGGTCAGTATATAAATCAGCTCGTCAATCCATCCATTTGATAGTTGATACAGAAACAGAAACAAGCAGCGTGGGTGGTGCtgcaagagaaagagaaagaaaatagaaaatgggAGGAAGTGGAACAGCAGCGAGAAGAAGCCTTCTCACTCTTTCACTATCTTCTCCAAACCTCTTCACTCTCTCTCGCCTTTCTTCCTCAGCCAAACGCTTCCCACTTCTCAAACTCTCAAAACCCTCTGGGGTTTTACTAGGGTTTAGGCCTCTATgcaccgccaccgccaccaccgCTACCGAACCTGACCAAATCAAGCACTCCATGCTTCTGGAGCGTCTGAGGTCTAGACACCTCAAAGACTCTGCCTCCCAACCCCCACTGACTACAACAACTCCAAGGCCACTAAATGCTGTCCAGACTGAAACTGAAGATGGgtttaagaacaagaacaagaagaagaaagtggtTGAGCGTTTTGAGGATTTGGGTCTTACTGAGGAGGTTATGGGGGTTGTGAAGGAGATGGGTATTGAAGTTCCTACTGAGATTCAGTGTATTGGTATCCCTGCTGTCTTGGAAGGGAAAAGTGTGGTTTTGGGTTCTCACACTGGCTCTGGTAAAACTTTCGCTTACATGCTCCCCCTTGTTCAGGTACCtactccttttctttttaatttcaaacttttgcatgtttttttaaCCAAGTTCCatctttatttactttttgcCTTGTGGGTCAATTAAAAATTGGCTTTGGGCTTGCTTTCAATTATGTTGTGTTGTAGACTTCCTCTCAATTTGTGACTCTTGCTTTGTACAATTTGAGTCAAGGTGGAGGTTGTTAGAAATTGTTTCAAATTCCTAATTTGACTTAGTTTGGGCTTTCTTGGTTTGGAATAAAGGTCTATtccttgttaaaaaaataatagtacaTTTTGGAATTTGAGACAAACAACGATGTTGCTTGTTGTTTGtctaaactattattattaataatgtttatttttgtgTGGGTAGATGGAAGTTTGGGGGCTGGTGTTTGTTGTATGTGTTGTAATTTTGCATCGACATTGTTAAAATGGAATCTTGTGAGTACATGTTTGATACATTTGAGCGGTTCGATTGCCAAAATGTGCATTG
This genomic stretch from Castanea sativa cultivar Marrone di Chiusa Pesio chromosome 1, ASM4071231v1 harbors:
- the LOC142607751 gene encoding DEAD-box ATP-dependent RNA helicase 39-like; translated protein: MRGKTKALLTLSYSLFSPISKPQSHITTWALLGFTSLSTKASNSEQPNNNNNNNNRDSILLEKFRQRRLKGSSNDTPKAKPIPSPESSNSANEDGPTKEVSSFTELGLSEELTEAAGHMGVFVPSEIQCVGIPAVLEGKSVVFSAQPKSGRTLAYLLPLVQLLRQETKPKHPRAVVLCTTEELSDEVFQVAKFISDSAQAAQLKSEKVNGTIQKNLSNAPIGMIVGTPGEVLQHIDEGNVVPDEIKYLVLDEVDTMFGCGLDPEIQKILRPLKNHASKSNDKGFQTVLVTSTVAKILGKQLSPFVERLEHSHAGQIAAMLLEMDKTEVFHLTESLDVLKKKVAEAIDSINITASES
- the LOC142609386 gene encoding uncharacterized protein LOC142609386 isoform X2 — translated: MALKLQSHIERVLWDQQQISHCVSELASQISADFGGAANSDPPPPPVLVGVATGAFLFLADLVRGIDLPISIDFVRAQSYGSGTISSGAPKLSLDLKVDVKGKHVILVEDIVDTGSTVSCLISHLESKGASSVSVCAFLDKPARRKVHFQPLGQGKFYKGFEELALHWCLEA
- the LOC142609386 gene encoding uncharacterized protein LOC142609386 isoform X1 — encoded protein: MALKLQSHIERVLWDQQQISHCVSELASQISADFGGAANSDPPPPPVLVGVATGAFLFLADLVRGIDLPISIDFVRAQSYGSGTISSGAPKLSLDLKVDVKGKHVILVEDIVDTGSTVSCLISHLESKGASSVSVCAFLDKPARRKVHFQPLGQGKFYKGFECPDYFVVGYGFDLAELYRNLPYIGVLKPEYYK